The following coding sequences are from one Formosa haliotis window:
- the gldA gene encoding gliding motility-associated ABC transporter ATP-binding subunit GldA yields the protein MSIKVEQLSKVYGSQKALDNVSFSVGKPEIVGFLGPNGAGKSTMMKILTTYIDASSGEAEVNGFNVTTQSHEVQRSVGYLPEHNPLYLDMYIKEYLTFNADIYKVGKQRIAEVIELTGLSPEAHKKMGELSKGYRQRVGLATALLHDPEVLILDEPTTGLDPNQLVSIRELIKTIGKTKTVFLSTHIMQEVEAMCDRVIIINKGQIVTDKRLKDLQSGKDQVILVEFDYRVEDAFLQRLPHVKNVKNIYDFTYEITFATDMDMRPKVFDFAHDNELKILQLNQKNESLEELFRDLTKD from the coding sequence ATGTCTATAAAGGTAGAACAGCTCAGCAAAGTTTATGGCTCGCAAAAAGCATTGGATAATGTTTCTTTTTCTGTTGGAAAACCGGAAATAGTTGGGTTTCTGGGGCCAAATGGGGCAGGAAAATCTACAATGATGAAAATATTAACCACTTATATTGATGCCTCTTCTGGCGAAGCTGAAGTAAATGGATTTAATGTTACCACACAATCTCATGAGGTACAACGCAGTGTGGGGTATCTTCCTGAGCACAACCCTTTGTACCTAGACATGTACATAAAAGAATATTTGACATTTAACGCCGATATTTACAAGGTTGGCAAACAGCGTATAGCCGAGGTTATAGAACTCACAGGACTTAGCCCAGAAGCTCATAAAAAAATGGGCGAACTCTCTAAAGGATATCGCCAACGTGTAGGCCTAGCTACCGCCTTATTACACGACCCGGAAGTTTTAATTTTAGATGAACCCACAACCGGACTCGACCCCAACCAATTAGTTTCTATTCGCGAATTAATAAAAACCATCGGAAAAACTAAAACCGTATTCCTTTCTACACACATCATGCAAGAGGTAGAAGCCATGTGCGACCGTGTTATTATAATTAACAAAGGACAAATTGTTACAGATAAACGTTTAAAAGATTTACAATCAGGAAAAGACCAAGTTATTTTGGTAGAATTTGATTATCGCGTAGAAGATGCCTTTTTACAACGTCTTCCACATGTGAAAAATGTAAAAAATATTTATGATTTCACTTATGAAATAACGTTTGCAACGGATATGGATATGCGTCCAAAAGTTTTCGATTTTGCACATGATAATGAATTGAAAATCCTTCAACTTAATCAGAAAAATGAAAGTTTAGAAGAATTGTTTAGAGATCTGACTAAAGATTAA
- a CDS encoding prephenate dehydratase, producing MIKTVSIQGIKGSFHHIVAKTYFDDNVDIDECMSFDTLVDNLISKKSDVGIMALENSIAGSILPNYALIDKHNLHIIGEMYLDIQHNLMALPGQNIEDIKEVYSHPMALLQCKTFFKKYPHIKLIEDKDTAETAERIRNRKLKGVAAVASKVAAEIFELEILAESIQTIKANETRFVIVKTQNSILDESEINKVSMRFELEHKRGSLASVLNVLSDCRMSLTKIQSLPKIETPWKYAFFVDVTFIKYKNFDKARAILGIMAKEFKVLGEYKNAKL from the coding sequence ATGATAAAAACAGTTTCAATTCAGGGTATAAAAGGGTCGTTCCATCACATTGTTGCTAAAACGTATTTTGACGATAATGTGGATATCGATGAATGTATGTCTTTCGACACGTTAGTCGATAACCTGATTAGCAAGAAAAGCGATGTGGGAATTATGGCTTTAGAGAATTCTATTGCCGGTTCTATCTTACCCAATTATGCGTTGATTGATAAACATAACCTTCATATAATTGGAGAAATGTATCTCGATATTCAGCATAATTTAATGGCATTGCCAGGACAAAATATTGAAGATATAAAAGAAGTGTATTCGCACCCTATGGCGTTATTACAATGTAAAACCTTCTTTAAAAAGTATCCGCATATTAAATTAATTGAAGATAAAGATACAGCCGAAACAGCAGAGCGTATTAGAAATCGAAAATTAAAGGGTGTTGCTGCTGTGGCAAGTAAAGTTGCTGCCGAAATTTTTGAATTAGAAATTTTAGCAGAAAGTATTCAAACCATAAAAGCAAACGAAACCCGATTTGTAATTGTAAAAACGCAAAATTCTATTTTAGATGAAAGCGAAATCAATAAAGTGTCTATGCGCTTTGAATTAGAGCATAAACGCGGAAGTTTGGCAAGTGTGTTAAATGTATTAAGCGACTGTAGAATGAGTTTAACCAAAATACAATCGTTGCCAAAAATAGAAACACCTTGGAAATATGCTTTTTTTGTAGATGTTACTTTTATAAAGTACAAGAATTTTGATAAAGCGAGAGCCATTTTAGGAATTATGGCAAAAGAATTTAAAGTATTAGGCGAATATAAAAACGCAAAATTATGA